ctgtgtataatacattcgacttcacaccttctgtgtataatacattcgacttcacacctttgtgtgtataatacattcgacttcacaccttgtgtgtataatacattcgacttcacacctgtgtgtataatacattcgacttcacaccttgtgtgtataatacattcgacttcacacattcgacttcacacctttgtgtataatacattcgacttcacaccttctgtgtataatacattcgacttcacaccttgtgtgtataatacattcgacttcacaccttgtgtgtataatacattcgacttcacaccttctgtgtataatacattcgacttcacaccttctgtgtataatacattcgacttcacaccttgtgtgtataatacattcgacttcacaccttctgtgtataatacattcgacttcacacccttgtgtgtataatacattcgacttcacaccttctgtgtataatacattcgacttcacaccttgtgtgtataatacattcgacttcacaccttgtgtgtataatacattcgacttcacaccttctgtgtataatacattcgacttcacaccttctgtgtataatacattcgacttcacaccttgtgtgtataatacattcgacttcacaccttctgtgtataatacattcgattcacaccttctgtgtataatacattcgacttcacaccttctgtgtataatacattcgacttcacaccttctgtgtataatacattcgactttcacaccttctgtgtataatacattcgacttcacaccttctgtgtataatacattcgacttcacaccttctgtgtataatacattcgacttcacaccttctgtgtaataatacattcgacttcacaccttctgtgtataatacattcgacttcacaccttctgtgtataatacattcgacttcacaccttctgtgtataatacattcgacttcacaccttctgtgtataatacattcgacttcacaccttctgtgtataatacattcgacttcacaccttctgtgtataatacattcgacttcacaccttctgtgtataatacattcgacttcacaccttctgtgtataatacattcgacttcacaccttctgtgtataatacattcgacttcacaccttctgtgtataatacattcgacttcacaccttgtgtgtataatacattcgacttcacaccttctgtgtataatacattcgacttcacaccttgtgtgtataatacattcgacttcacaccttctgtgtataatacattcgacttcacaccttctgtgtataatacattcgacttcacaccttctgtgtataatacattcgacttcacaccttctgtgtataatacattcgacttcacaccttgtgtgtataatacattcgacttcacaccttgtgtgtataatacattcgacttcacaccttctgtgtataatacattcgacttcacaccttgtgtgtataatacattcgacttcacaccttgtgtgtataatacattcgacttcacaccttgtgtgtataatacattcgacttcacaccttgtgtgtataatacattcgacttcacaccttgtgtgtataatacattcgacttcacaccttgtgtgtataatacattcgacttcacaccttgtgtgtataatacattcgacttcacaccttctgtgtataataattcgacttcacaccttctgtgtataatacattcgacttcacaccttgtgtgtataatacattcgacttcacaccttgtgtgtataatacattcgacttcacaccttgtctgtataatacattcgacttcacaccttctgtgtataatacattcgacttcacaccttctgtgtataatacattcgacttcacaccttctgtgtataatacattcgacttcacaccttgtgtgtataatacattcgacttcacaccttctgtgtataataattcgacttcacaccttctgtgtataatacattcgacttcacaccttgtgtgtataatacattcgacttcacaccttgtgtgtataatacattcgacttcacaccttgtctgtataatacattcgacttcacaccttctgtgtataatacattcgacttcacaccttctgtgtataatacattcgacttcacaccttctgtgtataatacattcgacttcacaccttgtgtgtataatacattcgacttcacaccttgtgtgtataatacattcgacttcacaccttgtgtgtataatacattcgacttcacacctttgtgtgtataatacattcgacttcacaccttgtgtgtataatacattcgacttcacaccttctgtgtataatacattcgacttcacacctactgtgtataatacattcgacttcacaccttgtgtgtataatacattcgacttcacaccttgtgtgtataatacattcgacttcacaccttctgtgtataatacattcgacttcacaccttctgtgtataatacattcgatttcacaccttctgtgtataatacattcgacttcacaccttctgtgtataatacattcgacttcacaccttgtgtgtataatacattcgacttcacaccttgtgtgtataatacattcgacttcacaccttctgtgtataatacattcgactttacaccttgtgtgtataatacattcgacttcacaccttgtgtgtataatacattcgacttcacaccttgtgtgtataatacattcgacttcacaccttctgtgtataatacattcgacttcacaccttgtgtgtataatacattcgacttcacaccttgtgtgtataatacattcgacttcacaccttgtgtgtataatacattcgacttcacaccttctgtgtataataattcgacttcacaccttctgtgtataatacattcgacttcacaccttgtgtgtataatacattcgacttcacaccttgtgtgtataatacattcgacttcacaccttgtgtgtataatacattcgacttcacaccttgtgtgtataatacattcgacttcacaccttgtgtgtataatacattcgacttcacaccttctgtgtataatacattcgacttcacaccttctgtgtataaaacattcgacttcacaccttctGTGTATTGACTTAACTTTggtataatacattcgacttcacaccttgtgtgtataatacattcgacttcacaccttctgtgtataatacattcgacttcacaccttgtgtgtataatacattcgacttcacaccttgtgtgtataatacattcgacttcacaccttgtgtgtataatacattcgacttcacaccttctgtgtataatacattcgacttcacaccttctgtgtataatacattcgacttcacaccttgtgtgtataatacattcgacttcacaccttgtgtgtataatacattcgacttcacaccttgtgtgtataatacattcgacttcacaccttgtgtgtataatacattcgacttcacaccttgtgtgtataatacattcgacttcacaccttgtgtgtataatacattcgacttcacaccttgtgtgtataatacattcgacttcacaccttgtgtgtataatacattcgacttcacaccttgtgtgtataatacattcgacttcacaccttctgtgtataatacattcgacttcacaccttctgtgtataatacattcgacttcacaccttgtgtgtataatacatCGTTAGTGtcaataaaaaaacacacaatggtatagaagaaaaaacattatttatctGCAAATAgacaatataacaaaaatatatagagaatatCTTTTATAAGTTCTGTCTCCATCCTTAATGTAAAATTAGGACAACACTActttcaaaattgatttcatccaattctgttctattttgtacaaatattttacTTCTTGATAGTATTCGAcgaatgtaaacattacctaaGACAAAAACCACATAACTATAACATCTaatgtataatttatttgaagataaaaatGGGATTCCAGAGTTTTCAAATATCCAACAAAATTCAACGCCGTCTGCAACGCAGGATGAAGGTTTACCAATACGTTTAAGAAGTCAGGGAGTTCGACTGAGCCGGTCGGTTGTACTTGAGGTAGCTTGATTATAATATCTTAAAATTGCTTTTATGCTTAATAGTTACGTGTAATATCCGTATTTATGGATTCCTGCTCAGACAACCACATTTTGATCGTTATCGTGAATACAAATCGACAATGGTGACactataatgaaacaaatatattgtttgaaagTCAGAACACTTCTTAAGGGGAGGCCATTGTCACAGAGAGAAAAAGTTATTATACTGGTCCGAACTAATGCATTCCTGAGGTGAAGTTGTTTTAAGTCACTggtagatatatttatatattatatgcataTAACCTAGattcattttatattaatattgtttataatttttttcagaaCGTCCCAGTGCAAAGAAGGAGtaagtatatctatatatataaccatTGTTTACCAAAGTAAAAGCAGCTCCGATAATATAATAAACTACATTTACATGAAGTTTTTCTAACAATGAATTGCATCACAGCGGAAACAGAGAGGGTTCGTTTCAAATGAAGTTTCGCGGCGGGAGATTGTTACACCATTCATAAAGTTTCTTTGGTGTGGTCACAGGTAATCTTCACCCCGTCACGATATTCTGTCGAGAACTGAAAGCCACCCCCACTTACAATTGCTAATCCAAATCGAAACGAGCCCTCTCTGTTTCCGCCATGGTGCAATTTAATGGGGGTCTGAGAGaggaacatacatgtatgttgagaAGTTTAAGATCATGATTCATCTCGTGTATTAATTacagtaattaattatatatttcaaaggaagataattcaaaattatttcaaatgaaataacttatatgtaattttaaaagtatacaacgctaatattcaattttcagtGTCAGAAGTCTGCCGGAATCGAAGTAGTTCACTAATAGGCACAGTTAAGGTGTAGTATTTCCCTTTATTTAAATTagtttattatttgttattaCTCATTTTAATCAATTAATACTCAATGACTTTGAACTTCTTGTTTGTCTCAATACAGGGAAACGTCACATCCTAGTCGAATTTCTGCTGTTTTTGTAGAGAGACGAAATTTtactaatatttcttttaatacaAACTCatcaaattatttgatatgccactAATCTAATGACTCGTTGGCTGTACTcgtttgataaatatttaatatgacATCGCCAAAGTATCCTCTATATATACAGGAGATTACTAATACGTTTAATTATCTTACAGACTGTCTATTCAGCGCGGGTCACCAGGCATGCGCACACAGGTCATATCGATGGTAAGTGATCGCtttcttattgcattgtattttgTAATGACACTTAACACATCAAAACTGGAATGTGATATACATTAGGTCAATTGTTGAGCATTTCCATTTATTCTTTCGTGTAAATTTGCATTGTTTACATTGTCAAAACAATGAATTGTTTTGCTATCaatcaataataaaatgatttaaccGATTGAGAAGTAGCTTCTGATTAGCTACAGCAGTGTAATTTGAGAAAAATGGGTCCgtaaaagttttgaaatttcaCGTGATTTTATATACTAAATACGGGATTAacttaaaaacaatttcaatatgAAACTCTTACAGGAATAAGTTTGCCAGCAATGAATATGCTATCAAGCCAAGAGAAGTGGTATACAGAAATCATTCCAAACACACTTTGTAGTTGACTGCTTTACAGATTGAAAGAAATGAATTTTTCATGATCATATTGCTTCTACATTTGATAGAGAATTAATCTCCATTTACAACAATATCCTTCCTTTACAATTATTCAGAAGACTACCAATGGGATATATTCTGTAAGATATGCCAGGAACACTTAGCGGACGTGACCTTCCTGCCGT
The nucleotide sequence above comes from Argopecten irradians isolate NY chromosome 1, Ai_NY, whole genome shotgun sequence. Encoded proteins:
- the LOC138310975 gene encoding E3 ubiquitin-protein ligase XIAP-like, which encodes MYNLFEDKNGIPEFSNIQQNSTPSATQDEGLPIRLRSQGVRLSRSVVLENVPVQRRMSEVCRNRSSSLIGTVKTVYSARVTRHAHTGHIDEDYQWDIFCKICQEHLADVTFLPCGHRVCCGRCSRRIRQCCQCYCVVEGIEP